The Saccharothrix variisporea genome has a segment encoding these proteins:
- a CDS encoding ABC transporter permease, whose amino-acid sequence MITALGIAELKLLSRNKMAATMAFAMPLAAGVFFALSMDDQWPMAIGLQLLATQGFTVYVTVTTSLVARRQDLYLKRLRTGAASDAVVLTGILLPPLVLGLAQTLLLLGVSLALGAPTPTRPDLLALAVVGGLAVSGAAGVATSGVTATAEQAQITTGPFFFGLLVGGVWAAATPDPRALLTPGGGIADLVAGAWGAPVPLGPAVLSILAWTALAAALSARLFRWDART is encoded by the coding sequence ATGATCACCGCACTGGGTATCGCCGAACTGAAACTGCTCTCCCGCAACAAGATGGCCGCCACCATGGCCTTCGCCATGCCACTAGCCGCAGGCGTGTTCTTCGCCCTCTCCATGGACGACCAGTGGCCCATGGCGATCGGACTGCAACTACTCGCAACCCAGGGCTTCACCGTCTACGTCACAGTCACAACATCCCTGGTCGCCCGCCGCCAGGACCTCTACCTCAAACGCCTGCGCACCGGAGCCGCATCCGACGCCGTCGTGCTGACCGGCATCCTGCTACCCCCACTGGTGCTCGGCCTCGCACAGACACTGCTCCTGCTGGGCGTGAGCCTGGCCCTCGGCGCACCCACCCCAACCCGCCCCGACTTGCTGGCGCTCGCCGTCGTCGGCGGCCTCGCGGTCAGCGGCGCGGCCGGCGTGGCGACCAGCGGCGTCACAGCCACGGCCGAACAAGCCCAGATCACCACCGGCCCGTTCTTCTTCGGCCTCCTGGTCGGCGGCGTGTGGGCAGCGGCAACACCCGATCCCCGAGCCCTCCTCACCCCCGGCGGCGGCATCGCCGACTTGGTGGCCGGCGCATGGGGCGCGCCCGTGCCACTCGGCCCGGCCGTGCTGTCGATCCTGGCCTGGACAGCACTGGCCGCCGCCCTGTCCGCACGGCTGTTCCGGTGGGACGCGCGCACCTGA
- a CDS encoding putative glycoside hydrolase, with amino-acid sequence MPWFQAAQTLVAAVLALAGLTTSPAPGPDASAPPSSSTAPTTTSAPSTTSAPSTTGSPSTTGSSSTTGSSSQTTTSTTTATATPQGSGRVQSFWLHMSGSAVTDEMIATEAKRRSYVVLNAWEGDLARKLKAANPKIQTFVYKDLTSTRSYACRNGVDDAQLPTGVGYCDADKNHPDWFLLSPSGQRFEYSGYAGHWQMDVGNPAYQNAWADNVIASSKGVFDGIFMDNAVFPCDAYHEGTCPAKYPTDAAIQDAYKSMLSGTRSKFTAAGLKTVANISNARLYAGAWDAYTEYLDGGFDEWWLTFNDGDLLSEYPEGWSRQVAEIVSNEARGKITWVQPHYSQGAEQPFRYALASYLLAAGDQAAIAEIAQTDGYTNASPWHPEYDWQLGAPTGPYKSLGGNVFRRDFACGVVIVNASRTGTPAVGVPLGGDYTNAKSTSVSSVALPGTTGEILRKSC; translated from the coding sequence ATGCCCTGGTTCCAGGCTGCCCAGACCCTGGTCGCTGCCGTCCTCGCCCTGGCCGGGCTCACCACGAGCCCCGCCCCCGGCCCCGACGCGTCCGCTCCCCCGAGCAGCAGCACCGCGCCGACCACGACGAGTGCGCCCAGCACGACGAGTGCGCCCAGCACGACTGGTTCGCCGAGTACGACAGGTTCGTCGAGCACGACTGGTTCGTCGAGCCAGACCACGACGTCGACCACCACCGCGACCGCGACGCCGCAGGGGAGTGGCCGGGTGCAGTCGTTCTGGCTGCACATGAGCGGCTCGGCCGTCACGGACGAGATGATCGCCACGGAGGCGAAGCGTCGCTCCTACGTCGTGCTCAACGCGTGGGAGGGTGACCTGGCGCGGAAGTTGAAGGCCGCCAACCCGAAGATCCAGACGTTCGTCTACAAAGACCTGACCTCCACCCGGAGCTACGCCTGCCGCAACGGCGTGGACGACGCCCAGCTGCCGACCGGCGTGGGCTACTGCGACGCCGACAAGAACCACCCCGACTGGTTCCTGTTGAGCCCGAGCGGACAGCGCTTCGAGTACAGCGGCTACGCGGGCCACTGGCAGATGGACGTCGGCAACCCGGCGTACCAGAACGCGTGGGCGGACAACGTGATCGCGTCCAGCAAGGGCGTCTTCGACGGCATCTTCATGGACAACGCCGTGTTCCCGTGCGACGCCTACCACGAGGGCACCTGCCCGGCGAAGTACCCGACCGACGCCGCCATCCAGGACGCGTACAAGTCCATGCTGTCCGGGACGAGGTCGAAGTTCACCGCGGCCGGGTTGAAGACGGTGGCCAACATCTCCAACGCCCGCCTGTACGCCGGCGCCTGGGACGCCTACACCGAGTACCTCGACGGCGGCTTCGACGAGTGGTGGCTGACGTTCAACGACGGCGACCTGCTCTCGGAGTACCCGGAGGGCTGGAGCAGGCAGGTCGCGGAGATCGTGTCGAACGAGGCCCGCGGCAAGATCACCTGGGTGCAGCCGCACTACAGCCAGGGCGCCGAGCAGCCGTTCCGGTACGCGCTGGCCAGCTACCTGCTGGCGGCGGGCGACCAGGCGGCCATCGCGGAGATCGCGCAGACCGACGGCTACACCAACGCCTCGCCGTGGCACCCCGAGTACGACTGGCAGTTGGGCGCGCCGACGGGACCGTACAAGTCGTTGGGCGGCAACGTGTTCCGCCGTGACTTCGCGTGCGGTGTGGTGATCGTGAACGCGAGCCGGACCGGGACTCCGGCGGTGGGCGTGCCGTTGGGCGGCGACTACACCAACGCCAAGTCCACTTCGGTCTCTTCGGTGGCGCTGCCTGGGACGACGGGCGAGATCCTTCGCAAGTCCTGCTGA
- a CDS encoding ABC transporter ATP-binding protein has translation MRNAVIDVTGLRCRYGDFEAVRGIDLEVRKGELFALLGTNGAGKTTVMEALEGLRAPSDGRVRVLGVDPRQDRATIRRRTGIVLQHSGFPPDLTVLEMVRLWRRDTPADALERLDLAHRRDVRIKQLSGGERRRLDLLLATLNRPELLFLDEPTTGLDPESRQRTWEVVRGLLAEGTTVVLTTHYLEEAETLAHRLAILHEGVVRVSGALVDVLAAQPARISFDLPDRLDIRALPILAGDVVHDPSGRVDIRTRELQDDLDLLLTWARRDNLRLTRLRAHHASLEDVFHAARGAA, from the coding sequence ATGAGGAACGCGGTGATCGACGTGACGGGCCTGCGGTGCCGTTACGGGGACTTCGAAGCGGTACGCGGCATCGACCTCGAAGTGCGCAAAGGAGAACTGTTCGCGCTCCTGGGCACCAACGGCGCCGGCAAGACCACCGTCATGGAAGCCCTCGAAGGCCTCCGCGCACCCAGCGACGGCCGGGTCCGAGTGCTCGGCGTGGACCCGCGCCAGGACCGGGCCACCATCCGCCGACGCACCGGGATCGTGTTGCAGCACAGCGGCTTCCCACCCGACCTGACCGTTCTCGAAATGGTCCGCCTGTGGCGCCGCGACACCCCCGCCGACGCCCTCGAACGCCTCGACCTCGCCCACCGCCGGGACGTCCGGATCAAGCAGCTCTCCGGCGGCGAACGCCGACGACTCGACCTGCTCCTGGCCACGCTCAACCGGCCCGAACTGCTGTTCCTCGACGAACCGACCACCGGCCTCGACCCCGAGTCCCGCCAACGCACGTGGGAAGTCGTGCGCGGACTGCTCGCCGAAGGCACCACCGTCGTCCTGACCACCCACTACCTGGAAGAGGCGGAGACCTTGGCGCACCGACTCGCGATCCTGCACGAAGGCGTGGTCCGGGTTTCCGGCGCACTGGTAGACGTACTCGCCGCCCAACCCGCACGAATCTCCTTCGACCTCCCCGACCGACTGGACATCCGCGCACTACCCATACTCGCCGGCGACGTCGTACACGACCCCTCCGGCCGCGTAGACATCCGAACCCGCGAACTACAAGACGACCTGGACCTCCTCCTCACCTGGGCCCGCCGCGACAACCTGCGCCTGACCCGCCTCCGCGCCCACCACGCCTCCCTGGAGGACGTCTTCCACGCCGCCCGAGGTGCCGCATGA